The window ACTTGGAACTATTGTTAATTTTGCCAATTCACTATTCATTGATAAGAACAAACTCTACTCTAACTTCGGAGATAATATTAAAAAAATTCTTAACAAATTAACTTTCGATATAAACTTATATAATGCAAATGAATTAAGATATAATCAAGTCGCACGACAACCAATATTTGATTTTGGAGATAAGTATTTAATTAGTCCTGAATTATTACTTGACAGTTTATTTATTAACCTTCATTATACATTGCTTGAGGGCTTTGAATCAAAAGAACAATACAAAGATAAATATGCATCAACCTTCCTTGATAAAATTGTTGAAGTATCAAAAAAGCATGACTTTAAAGAGGTTGCGAGAGAATTAGACTTATATCAAGGAAAAAACCAAATAGGAGATATTGATTTAATCATAAAAAATTCAAAAAATGATTTTATACTAATTGAAGCTAAAAACCATTCACTACCTTTAGATGTTTATTTTCACGATTATCAACCAACAAGAAAAAGACTATCATATCTTCAAAAGGAATGGGAAAGAAAAGTAGCTAAAAGAAGAAAACATATTTTAATTAATCATTCGAAATATGGAATACCTTCAAATTTTAAATATATTATTGTTTCGAAAAATCCAGAAATATTATCTCACTTTTCAGATTATCTAACTTTAAGTTTGGAAGAGTTTGACTATTATTTAAATCAAAAAAATCTAGATATGACCTTTCAAGAAATATTTGACGAAATATATAGAATTGATGATGATAGATTTACACCTGAACAACTTGAAAAATTGCGAACGGATTTAAGTCCAGGAACTTTTTTAGAAAGGAATAAAAACGGCAGCTAATCGAGTAGACGGCTTCGACTAAAATAGCCCGAGTGCGCCTCTCACACCACCGCACGTACGTAACTACGTTGGTCCTTTCGTCTCTATTGCTAATAGCAATACAACTCAGAAACGTATACAGCGGTTCATAAATCATCACACCAAAGCGCTTTTCACCCAGACACTATCTTCTAATTTAGACATAGGCTACAACTTGTGCTTCAACAGTGATTTTAAAGAATTGAGTCTATGCCGAGCGCAGCCGAAGTATCAGTCTCGCGTTTTGTAGTGGTATTTGCTCATTAATCAATCACAAATAGCCTTCAGATAAAACGTCACGGTTTTCTACCCTTGCGACTTACTACTGTTTCAATACCCCTGTCTTAATCGTAGCCGAAGGGTTACTCCTGCTCATAAGAGACTTGCACCCTCTAGATTAATTATTTATCTTTAGGTAAACTAAAAGAGGCCCATGTTGGCCACACAGACCTTATAAAATTAATGGCAAGTTTTAGCTTGCTTACGAAAATCTTTGCAGATTTTCTATTCGGTTTGTATTTGCTAAATTAGGTGCTGAAACACGCCACTAATCATATACAAACACGTTAGCTCCAATAAAAAATGACGAAAAAGGAATTCATTAATTTAGATGATTCAATTGAGAGTTTTGAACTTATCAAAATACTTAGTGAAGAAAAATGGAAAAATATTGAACATTTATCAAGTGAATGTGGAGGAAAACGAATTAAAGGATTAACTAAACTTGAGATAATAAGTTTTGAGAATCAACTTGGTTATAAATTTCCTCAAGCTCTCAAAAATTTTTATAAAGTTATGAATGGTTTAGCCATAGTTAATGAAAACTTTAGCGAAGATGGAGAATATCCCTTTTATCAAGATTTATATAGGTCTTTTCCGGAAGATATAGAAACTATTAAAAGAAATGCAAATTTAGAATTTGAATCTTATAATGTATCTATAGATGATATAAATTCAAAAAAAGCACCTATGATATTTAATTATTGCGGAAATAGATACTTAATATTAGATGATAGTAAACAAGTTTTATCTATACGAGGAGATTCAATTTTTTTTGGACTGAACTTATCAAAAGGTTTATCGAAAGACATATTTAATAATTTTATGGACACGAAAGTAGAAGATTTATTAAAATATAAATGGTGGTAAAAAAGGATTAAGCCAACGTCAAAAATATACTGATGATTTAAAAATAATATTTGATTATGACAATTGTGAAAAAAACCAGTAGTACACTATTAGTATTATTTTTTTTAATTATTATAAGTTCTTGTAATAGGCCTAGAAAAAACAAAGAGGAAAGCAGCACTATAGTCATAGATACTATTGTCTATGACTATAGTAATATAGAAACAAATAGGCTTAACGAAAGATATAATGGAAGATTAATAAATACACTTCCTGTAAAAAAAAATGATACTGTTTTGTTTCGTACAGACACCTTAGGTAATAGTAAAATTACAATAGCTAATAAAGCTTCAAAATTTGAAATTGAAACTTTAAATGTTTTAAATTATTATAAAACAGGCACCAATAAATTTAGTACATATCCTATTAGTATTAAAAATAAAAAGACAAAAAAGGTATCTACATTATACATTTATAGTAACTTAGGTGAGTCTGAAAGACCAGCTGGACCTAGTAATATGTCAAGTTTAGTAAACATTAAAAAAATTAATGACACTTTAGCTAAATTTGATGTAGATAATAATAATTTAAAAGATTATGATATTTTCTTTAAAATCAATAACAACAATACATTAACTATTAATAAAGTAATTATTAAATATAACTTTAGGAATGAAGAACAAAAATTTTATTGTCAATTAGATACCTTAATAAATATTAATAATAAGAACAAGTATATTGACATATATAAGCTAAAAAAAGTTACTCAAAAGGAAAAAAATTTTAGAAAAAACAATTATTGAAATCACTAAAAAAGCCCAGTTACTAATCGAGTAGACGGCTCCGACTAAAATAGCCGGAGTGCGCCTCTCACACCACCGCACGTAATATAAAAACAATTACGGTTTAGTGCTTAGTCAAAGGTCGTTGCGTGTTTGTAACATCTGATTTTCCTTCGGAAAATCCTCGCATACAAACCCGCACTATTCTTATACGTAACCGTTTTACAGCATTAAAAAGATAACTCCCAGAATACAAGAACTTCAGTCAATAAGTTCAATACTTCATTTTTTTTGTAACGAAACTGTATGATTTGTCGTCCAACGAACAAATAACATTTAGAAACAATGAAAAAACCAATTTACATAAAGTATCTATTAGCAATAATTACAGTCTTATCTCTTAATTTTCAATCAATAGGCTACGCACAAGATTTAACAAAAATTGACAGTTTATTACAGGCAAAATATCCAGACAATGGACCAGGAGCAACATACTTGATTTCCAAAAACGGAAATGTTATTTATAAAAAAGCATTTGGTCTTGCAAATCTAGAGTTGAATGTTCCTATGAAAACAGACAATGTTTTCAAAATAGGTTCTATAACAAAACAGTTTACTGCAATATCCATTTTAATGCTTAAGGAAAAAGGTAAACTGAATTTGGATGACGAAATAACAAAGTATATTCCTGATTATCCTACAAATGGAAATAAAATAACAATACATCACTTGTTGAATCATACTTCAGGAATTAAAGATTATACTAAGATCAAAGGTCTAAATGCAATTTCACAAAAAGACCTGACTCCTACAGAATTAATTGATTTTTCTAAAAACGAGCCTGTCGATTTTGTTCCTGGAGAAAAATTCAAGTATAATAATTCAGGATACGTAATATTAGGCCAAATCATTGAAAAAATAACTGGACAGTCTTATGGTGAATTTGTTGAGGAACAAATTTTTAAAAAACTAGAAATGAAAGCCTCGCAATATGCAAGTCAGAGAAAGGTAATTAAAAATAGAGCTTCCGGCTACCAAATGAGCGATAGTTATACTAACAGAATGAATTTTAGTCTTACTTTATCGTATTCTGCAGGTTCATTGATGTCTA is drawn from Psychroserpens sp. NJDZ02 and contains these coding sequences:
- a CDS encoding SMI1/KNR4 family protein, with the protein product MTKKEFINLDDSIESFELIKILSEEKWKNIEHLSSECGGKRIKGLTKLEIISFENQLGYKFPQALKNFYKVMNGLAIVNENFSEDGEYPFYQDLYRSFPEDIETIKRNANLEFESYNVSIDDINSKKAPMIFNYCGNRYLILDDSKQVLSIRGDSIFFGLNLSKGLSKDIFNNFMDTKVEDLLKYKWW
- a CDS encoding serine hydrolase domain-containing protein; this encodes MKKPIYIKYLLAIITVLSLNFQSIGYAQDLTKIDSLLQAKYPDNGPGATYLISKNGNVIYKKAFGLANLELNVPMKTDNVFKIGSITKQFTAISILMLKEKGKLNLDDEITKYIPDYPTNGNKITIHHLLNHTSGIKDYTKIKGLNAISQKDLTPTELIDFSKNEPVDFVPGEKFKYNNSGYVILGQIIEKITGQSYGEFVEEQIFKKLEMKASQYASQRKVIKNRASGYQMSDSYTNRMNFSLTLSYSAGSLMSTVDDMFKWQEAIKNHLLVSKEITEKAFTNYTLNNGEHTNYGYGWHIKNINNDKTFEHGGAIFGFKSMGVYFPDLDIYVIALSNCLCNSPTKITREIAELAAKN